A single window of Malus sylvestris chromosome 5, drMalSylv7.2, whole genome shotgun sequence DNA harbors:
- the LOC126620783 gene encoding probable LRR receptor-like serine/threonine-protein kinase At1g56140 isoform X2, translating to MGSGGRSDGRTNEDDFQGTGRRASRNISVGRLSSPRRGEQVLHMYDKKMKLMMRILLLCFLSCLWFQLSFPQNATTDPSEVRALNSIFEQWDTKAAPGMWNISGEPCSGSAINGTDFEFSDNNPAIYCNCTYDNNVTCHITNLSVNYLYKQGVFPEEFVALRYLTSLHMDNNYFTGPLPAFIGNMSALTELSIRVNSFSGPIPKELGNLKELTLLSIGSNNFSGTLPPELGNLVKLENLYLDSCGLGGEIPSTFANLTNMQALSASDNPFSGKIPDLIGNWTQLTDLEFQGNSFEGPIPTGFSQLRSLKYLSISDIYDGCSSSLDFIKNLKNLTDLKLRNALITGNIPSDIGEYQSLETLDLSFNTLKGRLPSSLFTMSSLKSLFLGNNFLSGPLPSQKSDQLQTIDLSYNFLLGSFPQWVTTMSQLNLVVNNFIFDSSNIATLPGLNCLQRNFPCNQNTPRYASFSINCGGQQMKGDGILYEPDESVLGSATFSVTSTENWAVSNAGLFPVQPPSSSLENNPSLENTHAQVTGTNVTPELFQTSRASRGSLRYYGLGLENGPYTVTLHFAETVYESRTSQTWQSLGRRVFDIYIQGTRMTKDFDISKEAGGVNRAVVRKFNVSVSENYLEIHLFWAGKGTCCIPDYGDYGPLIAAVHATSVSWLPPTKKSRTGLTVGIAVPVGVVSLLLIFAILYMRRKTSEKEDDEDILGLDPRLNTFSYAELRVAAEDFNPSNKLGEGGYGPVYKGTLSDGRVVALKQLSVASHQGKSQFVSEIATIYAVQHRNLVKLYGCCIEGNHRILVYEYLENKSLDQALFGTSNLHLDWPTRFNILLGTAKGLAYLHEESRPRIVHRDVKASNILLDAELSPKISDFGLAKLYDDEKTHISTKVAGTIGYLAPEYALFGHLTEKADVFGFGVVVLEILSGRPNSYNNLNPEKIYLLEWVWTLHENDQTLGLVDPRLIEFDETKATRLIKTALMCTQGSPMARPSMSRVVAMLSGDIDIGTIMSKPSYLTDYNFKDVTTFSTEILLAEDDTPSTASKDSNVPLNCQPRGSNASGANTPWIDPAPSVNMTQSLLAGIRR from the exons ATGGGGAGCGGAGGAAGGAGTGATGGGAGGACGAACGAGGACGATTTCCAGGGAACAGGGAGGagag CCAGTCGGAATATAAGTGTTGGTCGCTTAAGTTCACCCCGTCGAGGAGAGCAAGTTCTGCACATGTACGATAAGAAGATGAAGTTGATGATGAGGATACTATTACTCTGCTTCCTCAGTTGCTTGTGGTTTCAGCTGTCCTTTCCTCAAAATGCTACCACTGATCCATCTgaag TGAGGGCGTTGAACTCAATATTTGAACAATGGGACACAAAAGCGGCGCCGGGCATGTGGAATATCAGTGGAGAACCCTGCAGTGGATCTGCCATCAACGGCACCGACTTTGAGTTCTCCGATAACAACCCAGCCATCTATTGCAACTGTACTTACGACAACAATGTTACATGCCACATCACCAATCT GAGCGTGAATTATCTTTACAAACAGGGGGTGTTTCCAGAAGAATTTGTGGCTCTGAGATATCTCACATCTTT GCATATGGATAATAATTATTTCACCGGCCCCCTACCGGCATTCATTGGCAATATGTCTGCATTGACTGAATT GTCAATTAGGGTCAATTCATTCTCTGGGCCCATCCCCAAGGAGCTTGGAAACCTTAAGGAGCTAACTCTGCT GAGCATCGGATCAAATAATTTCTCCGGAACACTCCCTCCAGAACTTGGTAATTTAGTCAAGCTCGAGAACCT ttACTTGGACAGCTGTGGACTCGGTGGTGAAATTCCTTCAACATTTGCCAACCTCACCAACATGCAAGCCCT CTCGGCATCGGACAATCCTTTCTCAGGAAAGATACCTGATTTAATAGGGAATTGGACACAACTCACTGATTT GGAATTTCAAGGGAACTCTTTCGAAGGCCCAATACCAACCGGCTTTTCTCAACTGAGGTCATTGAAGTATCT GTCTATCAGTGATATATACGATGGGTGCTCCTCTTCTCTTGATTtcataaaaaatctgaaaaacttgactgattt AAAACTACGAAATGCATTAATCACTGGTAACATCCCATCTGATATTGGAGAATATCAAAGTCTAGAGACACT GGATCTGAGTTTCAACACTTTGAAAGGCCGACtcccaagttctttgttcaCCATGAGTTCTCTTAAATCCTT GTTTCTTGGAAACAATTTTCTCTCTGGACCTCTTCCGAGCCAAAAGAGCGATCAACTTCAGACTAT AGATTTGtcttacaattttttattaGGAAGCTTTCCCCAGTGGGTGACCACAATGTCGCAACT GAACTTAGTGGTCAACAACTTCATATTTGACAGTTCAAACATAGC TACTCTTCCTGGATTGAATTGCCTCCAGAGAAATTTTCCATGCAATCAAAATACCCCACGAT ATGCAAGCTTCTCAATCAACTGTGGTGGACAGCAAATGAAGGGAGATGGCATATTGTATGAGCCTGATGAATCAGTTCTGGGCTCAGCAACATTCAGTGTAACCAGTACAGAGAATTGGGCAGTCAGCAATGCCGGTTTGTTTCCTGTCCAACCTCCCTCATCGTCTCTGGAAAATAACCCATCGTTGGAAAATACCCATGCACAAGTCACCGGAACAAACGTGACCCCGGAGCTTTTCCAGACTTCAAGAGCGTCCAGAGGATCACTGAGATACTATGGCCTGGGCCTTGAGAATGGGCCCTACACTGTAACATTGCACTTTGCAGAGACGGTTTATGAAAGTCGCACTTCGCAAACTTGGCAAAGTCTAGGACGGCGTGTATTTGATATCTATATTCAG GGTACCCGCATGACGAAGGACTTTGACATATCGAAGGAGGCAGGTGGTGTTAACCGAGCAGTTGTGAGAAAATTTAATGTTAGCGTGTCAGAGAATTATCTTGAAATTCATCTGTTCTGGGCTGGTAAAGGGACTTGTTGCATACCCGATTACGGTGATTACGGCCCACTAATAGCGGCTGTCCATGCTACTTCAG TTTCCTGGCTTCCACCAACTAAGAAGAGCAGGACTGGGTTGACAGTTGGTATTGCAGTTCCTGTTGGAGTTGTGAGCTTGCTATTAATATTTGCAATTCTATATATGAGGAGGAAAACATCAGAAAAAGAGGACGACGAAG ATATTCTAGGATTAGACCCTCGACTAAATACTTTCAGTTATGCTGAGTTGAGAGTTGCAGCCGAAGATTTTAATCCTTCAAATAAGTTAGGAGAGGGAGGATATGGCCCTGTTTATAAG GGTACACTTTCTGATGGCAGAGTAGTGGCTTTGAAGCAACTTTCAGTAGCATCTCACCAAGGGAAGAGTCAATTTGTATCTGAAATTGCTACCATATATGCTGTGCAACATCGGAATCTAGTGAAATTGTATGGATGCTGCATCGAAGGCAACCACCGCATTTTGGTTTATGAGTATCTTGAAAACAAGAGCCTTGATCAGGCACTTTTTG GAACAAGTAACTTGCACCTTGACTGGCCTACTCGATTCAATATATTGTTGGGAACAGCAAAAGGACTTGCTTACCTTCATGAGGAGTCAAGGCCAAGGATTGTACATCGAGATGTCAAAGCGAGTAATATTTTGCTCGATGCAGAACTCTCCCCAAAAATATCAGATTTTGGACTAGCAAAGCTTTATGATGACGAGAAAACCCACATCAGCACCAAGGTTGCAGGGACAAT AGGCTATTTGGCACCAGAGTATGCATTGTTTGGACATTTGACAGAGAAGGCCGATGTGTTTGGTTTTGGAGTCGTCGTTTTGGAGATCCTCAGCGGGAGACCAAACTCTTACAATAACTTGAATCCAGAAAAGATTTATCTTCTTGAATGG GTATGGACTCTACATGAAAACGACCAAACTCTGGGGCTGGTGGATCCGAGATTGATAGAGTTTGATGAAACTAAAGCAACTAGATTGATAAAAACAGCTCTCATGTGCACGCAGGGATCACCGATGGCGAGGCCATCTATGTCACGCGTGGTTGCAATGCTCTCTGGAGACATTGACATAGGCACTATCATGTCGAAGCCAAGCTATTTGACagattataattttaaagatgTAACAACATTTTCAACAGAAATATTATTGGCGGAGGATGATACCCCATCAACTGCATCCAAGGATAGTAATGTTCCCCTCAACTGTCAGCCGAGAGGCAGCAATGCAAGTGGTGCTAACACTCCCTGGATTGACCCTGCGCCTTCCGTAAACATGACTCAATCACTGCTCGCTGGCATTAGAAGATAA
- the LOC126620783 gene encoding probable LRR receptor-like serine/threonine-protein kinase At1g56130 isoform X1, producing the protein MGSGGRSDGRTNEDDFQGTGRRASRNISVGRLSSPRRGEQVLHMYDKKMKLMMRILLLCFLSCLWFQLSFPQNATTDPSEVRALNSIFEQWDTKAAPGMWNISGEPCSGSAINGTDFEFSDNNPAIYCNCTYDNNVTCHITNLSVNYLYKQGVFPEEFVALRYLTSLHMDNNYFTGPLPAFIGNMSALTELSIRVNSFSGPIPKELGNLKELTLLDIESNNFFGTLPPELGNLAKLELLMIDQNYFTGPLPAFIGNMSALTKLSISVNSFSGPIPKELRNLKELTYLSIGSNNFSGTLPPELGNLVKLENLYLDSCGLGGEIPSTFANLTNMQALSASDNPFSGKIPDLIGNWTQLTDLEFQGNSFEGPIPTGFSQLRSLKYLSISDIYDGCSSSLDFIKNLKNLTDLKLRNALITGNIPSDIGEYQSLETLDLSFNTLKGRLPSSLFTMSSLKSLFLGNNFLSGPLPSQKSDQLQTIDLSYNFLLGSFPQWVTTMSQLNLVVNNFIFDSSNIATLPGLNCLQRNFPCNQNTPRYASFSINCGGQQMKGDGILYEPDESVLGSATFSVTSTENWAVSNAGLFPVQPPSSSLENNPSLENTHAQVTGTNVTPELFQTSRASRGSLRYYGLGLENGPYTVTLHFAETVYESRTSQTWQSLGRRVFDIYIQGTRMTKDFDISKEAGGVNRAVVRKFNVSVSENYLEIHLFWAGKGTCCIPDYGDYGPLIAAVHATSVSWLPPTKKSRTGLTVGIAVPVGVVSLLLIFAILYMRRKTSEKEDDEDILGLDPRLNTFSYAELRVAAEDFNPSNKLGEGGYGPVYKGTLSDGRVVALKQLSVASHQGKSQFVSEIATIYAVQHRNLVKLYGCCIEGNHRILVYEYLENKSLDQALFGTSNLHLDWPTRFNILLGTAKGLAYLHEESRPRIVHRDVKASNILLDAELSPKISDFGLAKLYDDEKTHISTKVAGTIGYLAPEYALFGHLTEKADVFGFGVVVLEILSGRPNSYNNLNPEKIYLLEWVWTLHENDQTLGLVDPRLIEFDETKATRLIKTALMCTQGSPMARPSMSRVVAMLSGDIDIGTIMSKPSYLTDYNFKDVTTFSTEILLAEDDTPSTASKDSNVPLNCQPRGSNASGANTPWIDPAPSVNMTQSLLAGIRR; encoded by the exons ATGGGGAGCGGAGGAAGGAGTGATGGGAGGACGAACGAGGACGATTTCCAGGGAACAGGGAGGagag CCAGTCGGAATATAAGTGTTGGTCGCTTAAGTTCACCCCGTCGAGGAGAGCAAGTTCTGCACATGTACGATAAGAAGATGAAGTTGATGATGAGGATACTATTACTCTGCTTCCTCAGTTGCTTGTGGTTTCAGCTGTCCTTTCCTCAAAATGCTACCACTGATCCATCTgaag TGAGGGCGTTGAACTCAATATTTGAACAATGGGACACAAAAGCGGCGCCGGGCATGTGGAATATCAGTGGAGAACCCTGCAGTGGATCTGCCATCAACGGCACCGACTTTGAGTTCTCCGATAACAACCCAGCCATCTATTGCAACTGTACTTACGACAACAATGTTACATGCCACATCACCAATCT GAGCGTGAATTATCTTTACAAACAGGGGGTGTTTCCAGAAGAATTTGTGGCTCTGAGATATCTCACATCTTT GCATATGGATAATAATTATTTCACCGGCCCCCTACCGGCATTCATTGGCAATATGTCTGCATTGACTGAATT GTCAATTAGGGTCAATTCATTCTCTGGGCCCATCCCCAAGGAGCTTGGAAACCTTAAGGAGCTAACTCTGCT GGACATCGAATCAAATAATTTCTTCGGAACACTCCCTCCAGAACTTGGTAATTTAGCCAAGCTCGAGCTACT AATGATCGATCAGAATTATTTCACCGGTCCCCTACCGGCATTCATTGGCAATATGTCTGCATTGACTAAATT GTCAATTAGCGTCAATTCATTCTCTGGGCCCATCCCCAAGGAGCTTCGAAACCTTAAGGAGCTAACATATTT GAGCATCGGATCAAATAATTTCTCCGGAACACTCCCTCCAGAACTTGGTAATTTAGTCAAGCTCGAGAACCT ttACTTGGACAGCTGTGGACTCGGTGGTGAAATTCCTTCAACATTTGCCAACCTCACCAACATGCAAGCCCT CTCGGCATCGGACAATCCTTTCTCAGGAAAGATACCTGATTTAATAGGGAATTGGACACAACTCACTGATTT GGAATTTCAAGGGAACTCTTTCGAAGGCCCAATACCAACCGGCTTTTCTCAACTGAGGTCATTGAAGTATCT GTCTATCAGTGATATATACGATGGGTGCTCCTCTTCTCTTGATTtcataaaaaatctgaaaaacttgactgattt AAAACTACGAAATGCATTAATCACTGGTAACATCCCATCTGATATTGGAGAATATCAAAGTCTAGAGACACT GGATCTGAGTTTCAACACTTTGAAAGGCCGACtcccaagttctttgttcaCCATGAGTTCTCTTAAATCCTT GTTTCTTGGAAACAATTTTCTCTCTGGACCTCTTCCGAGCCAAAAGAGCGATCAACTTCAGACTAT AGATTTGtcttacaattttttattaGGAAGCTTTCCCCAGTGGGTGACCACAATGTCGCAACT GAACTTAGTGGTCAACAACTTCATATTTGACAGTTCAAACATAGC TACTCTTCCTGGATTGAATTGCCTCCAGAGAAATTTTCCATGCAATCAAAATACCCCACGAT ATGCAAGCTTCTCAATCAACTGTGGTGGACAGCAAATGAAGGGAGATGGCATATTGTATGAGCCTGATGAATCAGTTCTGGGCTCAGCAACATTCAGTGTAACCAGTACAGAGAATTGGGCAGTCAGCAATGCCGGTTTGTTTCCTGTCCAACCTCCCTCATCGTCTCTGGAAAATAACCCATCGTTGGAAAATACCCATGCACAAGTCACCGGAACAAACGTGACCCCGGAGCTTTTCCAGACTTCAAGAGCGTCCAGAGGATCACTGAGATACTATGGCCTGGGCCTTGAGAATGGGCCCTACACTGTAACATTGCACTTTGCAGAGACGGTTTATGAAAGTCGCACTTCGCAAACTTGGCAAAGTCTAGGACGGCGTGTATTTGATATCTATATTCAG GGTACCCGCATGACGAAGGACTTTGACATATCGAAGGAGGCAGGTGGTGTTAACCGAGCAGTTGTGAGAAAATTTAATGTTAGCGTGTCAGAGAATTATCTTGAAATTCATCTGTTCTGGGCTGGTAAAGGGACTTGTTGCATACCCGATTACGGTGATTACGGCCCACTAATAGCGGCTGTCCATGCTACTTCAG TTTCCTGGCTTCCACCAACTAAGAAGAGCAGGACTGGGTTGACAGTTGGTATTGCAGTTCCTGTTGGAGTTGTGAGCTTGCTATTAATATTTGCAATTCTATATATGAGGAGGAAAACATCAGAAAAAGAGGACGACGAAG ATATTCTAGGATTAGACCCTCGACTAAATACTTTCAGTTATGCTGAGTTGAGAGTTGCAGCCGAAGATTTTAATCCTTCAAATAAGTTAGGAGAGGGAGGATATGGCCCTGTTTATAAG GGTACACTTTCTGATGGCAGAGTAGTGGCTTTGAAGCAACTTTCAGTAGCATCTCACCAAGGGAAGAGTCAATTTGTATCTGAAATTGCTACCATATATGCTGTGCAACATCGGAATCTAGTGAAATTGTATGGATGCTGCATCGAAGGCAACCACCGCATTTTGGTTTATGAGTATCTTGAAAACAAGAGCCTTGATCAGGCACTTTTTG GAACAAGTAACTTGCACCTTGACTGGCCTACTCGATTCAATATATTGTTGGGAACAGCAAAAGGACTTGCTTACCTTCATGAGGAGTCAAGGCCAAGGATTGTACATCGAGATGTCAAAGCGAGTAATATTTTGCTCGATGCAGAACTCTCCCCAAAAATATCAGATTTTGGACTAGCAAAGCTTTATGATGACGAGAAAACCCACATCAGCACCAAGGTTGCAGGGACAAT AGGCTATTTGGCACCAGAGTATGCATTGTTTGGACATTTGACAGAGAAGGCCGATGTGTTTGGTTTTGGAGTCGTCGTTTTGGAGATCCTCAGCGGGAGACCAAACTCTTACAATAACTTGAATCCAGAAAAGATTTATCTTCTTGAATGG GTATGGACTCTACATGAAAACGACCAAACTCTGGGGCTGGTGGATCCGAGATTGATAGAGTTTGATGAAACTAAAGCAACTAGATTGATAAAAACAGCTCTCATGTGCACGCAGGGATCACCGATGGCGAGGCCATCTATGTCACGCGTGGTTGCAATGCTCTCTGGAGACATTGACATAGGCACTATCATGTCGAAGCCAAGCTATTTGACagattataattttaaagatgTAACAACATTTTCAACAGAAATATTATTGGCGGAGGATGATACCCCATCAACTGCATCCAAGGATAGTAATGTTCCCCTCAACTGTCAGCCGAGAGGCAGCAATGCAAGTGGTGCTAACACTCCCTGGATTGACCCTGCGCCTTCCGTAAACATGACTCAATCACTGCTCGCTGGCATTAGAAGATAA
- the LOC126620783 gene encoding probable LRR receptor-like serine/threonine-protein kinase At1g56130 isoform X3 encodes MGSGGRSDGRTNEDDFQGTGRRASRNISVGRLSSPRRGEQVLHMYDKKMKLMMRILLLCFLSCLWFQLSFPQNATTDPSEVRALNSIFEQWDTKAAPGMWNISGEPCSGSAINGTDFEFSDNNPAIYCNCTYDNNVTCHITNLSVNYLYKQGVFPEEFVALRYLTSLHMDNNYFTGPLPAFIGNMSALTELSIRVNSFSGPIPKELGNLKELTLLGIRSNNFSGTLPPELGNLVKLEYIYLDSCGLGGEIPSTFANLTNMQALSASDNPFSGKIPDLIGNWTQLTDLEFQGNSFEGPIPTGFSQLRSLKYLSISDIYDGCSSSLDFIKNLKNLTDLKLRNALITGNIPSDIGEYQSLETLDLSFNTLKGRLPSSLFTMSSLKSLFLGNNFLSGPLPSQKSDQLQTIDLSYNFLLGSFPQWVTTMSQLNLVVNNFIFDSSNIATLPGLNCLQRNFPCNQNTPRYASFSINCGGQQMKGDGILYEPDESVLGSATFSVTSTENWAVSNAGLFPVQPPSSSLENNPSLENTHAQVTGTNVTPELFQTSRASRGSLRYYGLGLENGPYTVTLHFAETVYESRTSQTWQSLGRRVFDIYIQGTRMTKDFDISKEAGGVNRAVVRKFNVSVSENYLEIHLFWAGKGTCCIPDYGDYGPLIAAVHATSVSWLPPTKKSRTGLTVGIAVPVGVVSLLLIFAILYMRRKTSEKEDDEDILGLDPRLNTFSYAELRVAAEDFNPSNKLGEGGYGPVYKGTLSDGRVVALKQLSVASHQGKSQFVSEIATIYAVQHRNLVKLYGCCIEGNHRILVYEYLENKSLDQALFGTSNLHLDWPTRFNILLGTAKGLAYLHEESRPRIVHRDVKASNILLDAELSPKISDFGLAKLYDDEKTHISTKVAGTIGYLAPEYALFGHLTEKADVFGFGVVVLEILSGRPNSYNNLNPEKIYLLEWVWTLHENDQTLGLVDPRLIEFDETKATRLIKTALMCTQGSPMARPSMSRVVAMLSGDIDIGTIMSKPSYLTDYNFKDVTTFSTEILLAEDDTPSTASKDSNVPLNCQPRGSNASGANTPWIDPAPSVNMTQSLLAGIRR; translated from the exons ATGGGGAGCGGAGGAAGGAGTGATGGGAGGACGAACGAGGACGATTTCCAGGGAACAGGGAGGagag CCAGTCGGAATATAAGTGTTGGTCGCTTAAGTTCACCCCGTCGAGGAGAGCAAGTTCTGCACATGTACGATAAGAAGATGAAGTTGATGATGAGGATACTATTACTCTGCTTCCTCAGTTGCTTGTGGTTTCAGCTGTCCTTTCCTCAAAATGCTACCACTGATCCATCTgaag TGAGGGCGTTGAACTCAATATTTGAACAATGGGACACAAAAGCGGCGCCGGGCATGTGGAATATCAGTGGAGAACCCTGCAGTGGATCTGCCATCAACGGCACCGACTTTGAGTTCTCCGATAACAACCCAGCCATCTATTGCAACTGTACTTACGACAACAATGTTACATGCCACATCACCAATCT GAGCGTGAATTATCTTTACAAACAGGGGGTGTTTCCAGAAGAATTTGTGGCTCTGAGATATCTCACATCTTT GCATATGGATAATAATTATTTCACCGGCCCCCTACCGGCATTCATTGGCAATATGTCTGCATTGACTGAATT GTCAATTAGGGTCAATTCATTCTCTGGGCCCATCCCCAAGGAGCTTGGAAACCTTAAGGAGCTAACTCTGCT GGGCATCAGATCAAATAATTTCTCCGGAACACTCCCTCCAGAACTTGGTAATTTAGTCAAGCTCGAGTACAT ttACTTGGACAGCTGTGGACTCGGTGGTGAAATTCCTTCAACATTTGCCAACCTCACCAACATGCAAGCCCT CTCGGCATCGGACAATCCTTTCTCAGGAAAGATACCTGATTTAATAGGGAATTGGACACAACTCACTGATTT GGAATTTCAAGGGAACTCTTTCGAAGGCCCAATACCAACCGGCTTTTCTCAACTGAGGTCATTGAAGTATCT GTCTATCAGTGATATATACGATGGGTGCTCCTCTTCTCTTGATTtcataaaaaatctgaaaaacttgactgattt AAAACTACGAAATGCATTAATCACTGGTAACATCCCATCTGATATTGGAGAATATCAAAGTCTAGAGACACT GGATCTGAGTTTCAACACTTTGAAAGGCCGACtcccaagttctttgttcaCCATGAGTTCTCTTAAATCCTT GTTTCTTGGAAACAATTTTCTCTCTGGACCTCTTCCGAGCCAAAAGAGCGATCAACTTCAGACTAT AGATTTGtcttacaattttttattaGGAAGCTTTCCCCAGTGGGTGACCACAATGTCGCAACT GAACTTAGTGGTCAACAACTTCATATTTGACAGTTCAAACATAGC TACTCTTCCTGGATTGAATTGCCTCCAGAGAAATTTTCCATGCAATCAAAATACCCCACGAT ATGCAAGCTTCTCAATCAACTGTGGTGGACAGCAAATGAAGGGAGATGGCATATTGTATGAGCCTGATGAATCAGTTCTGGGCTCAGCAACATTCAGTGTAACCAGTACAGAGAATTGGGCAGTCAGCAATGCCGGTTTGTTTCCTGTCCAACCTCCCTCATCGTCTCTGGAAAATAACCCATCGTTGGAAAATACCCATGCACAAGTCACCGGAACAAACGTGACCCCGGAGCTTTTCCAGACTTCAAGAGCGTCCAGAGGATCACTGAGATACTATGGCCTGGGCCTTGAGAATGGGCCCTACACTGTAACATTGCACTTTGCAGAGACGGTTTATGAAAGTCGCACTTCGCAAACTTGGCAAAGTCTAGGACGGCGTGTATTTGATATCTATATTCAG GGTACCCGCATGACGAAGGACTTTGACATATCGAAGGAGGCAGGTGGTGTTAACCGAGCAGTTGTGAGAAAATTTAATGTTAGCGTGTCAGAGAATTATCTTGAAATTCATCTGTTCTGGGCTGGTAAAGGGACTTGTTGCATACCCGATTACGGTGATTACGGCCCACTAATAGCGGCTGTCCATGCTACTTCAG TTTCCTGGCTTCCACCAACTAAGAAGAGCAGGACTGGGTTGACAGTTGGTATTGCAGTTCCTGTTGGAGTTGTGAGCTTGCTATTAATATTTGCAATTCTATATATGAGGAGGAAAACATCAGAAAAAGAGGACGACGAAG ATATTCTAGGATTAGACCCTCGACTAAATACTTTCAGTTATGCTGAGTTGAGAGTTGCAGCCGAAGATTTTAATCCTTCAAATAAGTTAGGAGAGGGAGGATATGGCCCTGTTTATAAG GGTACACTTTCTGATGGCAGAGTAGTGGCTTTGAAGCAACTTTCAGTAGCATCTCACCAAGGGAAGAGTCAATTTGTATCTGAAATTGCTACCATATATGCTGTGCAACATCGGAATCTAGTGAAATTGTATGGATGCTGCATCGAAGGCAACCACCGCATTTTGGTTTATGAGTATCTTGAAAACAAGAGCCTTGATCAGGCACTTTTTG GAACAAGTAACTTGCACCTTGACTGGCCTACTCGATTCAATATATTGTTGGGAACAGCAAAAGGACTTGCTTACCTTCATGAGGAGTCAAGGCCAAGGATTGTACATCGAGATGTCAAAGCGAGTAATATTTTGCTCGATGCAGAACTCTCCCCAAAAATATCAGATTTTGGACTAGCAAAGCTTTATGATGACGAGAAAACCCACATCAGCACCAAGGTTGCAGGGACAAT AGGCTATTTGGCACCAGAGTATGCATTGTTTGGACATTTGACAGAGAAGGCCGATGTGTTTGGTTTTGGAGTCGTCGTTTTGGAGATCCTCAGCGGGAGACCAAACTCTTACAATAACTTGAATCCAGAAAAGATTTATCTTCTTGAATGG GTATGGACTCTACATGAAAACGACCAAACTCTGGGGCTGGTGGATCCGAGATTGATAGAGTTTGATGAAACTAAAGCAACTAGATTGATAAAAACAGCTCTCATGTGCACGCAGGGATCACCGATGGCGAGGCCATCTATGTCACGCGTGGTTGCAATGCTCTCTGGAGACATTGACATAGGCACTATCATGTCGAAGCCAAGCTATTTGACagattataattttaaagatgTAACAACATTTTCAACAGAAATATTATTGGCGGAGGATGATACCCCATCAACTGCATCCAAGGATAGTAATGTTCCCCTCAACTGTCAGCCGAGAGGCAGCAATGCAAGTGGTGCTAACACTCCCTGGATTGACCCTGCGCCTTCCGTAAACATGACTCAATCACTGCTCGCTGGCATTAGAAGATAA
- the LOC126620826 gene encoding uncharacterized protein LOC126620826, with protein sequence MKVLAAAAPLPQRSFFTHRIIDPIPAPIRQTESKMLGILRQKVGAGSSSAMTLGQRIRPATSAMRGFVSSAKEIKEKEPKGEEEKKGKEERELCTCKLMFDVLQVLLGDVGAGKSSLVLRFVNEQFVEFQVLELD encoded by the exons ATGAAAGTGTTGGCTGCTGCTGCTCCGCTCCCTCAACGCTCATTTTTTACACATCGCATCATCGATCCGATCCCCGCTCCAATCCGCCAAACAG AATCAAAGATGTTGGGAATTTTAAGGCAAAAAGTGGGAGCTGGAAGCTCATCAGCTATG ACTTTGGGGCAGAGGATCCGCCCCGCCACGTCGGCAATGAGGGGTTTCGTATCTTCGGCGAAAGAG ATTAAGGAGAAAGAACCGAAaggtgaggaagaaaagaaaggaaaggagGAAAGAGAGCTCTGCACATGCAAAT TGATGTTTGATGTTCTTCAGGTGCTTCTTGGGGATGTTGGAGCTGGGAAATCAAGTCTGGTGTTGCGCTTTGTAAACGAACAATTCGTTGAATTTCAG GTTCTCGAGCTTGACTAA